The following coding sequences lie in one Arachis ipaensis cultivar K30076 chromosome B03, Araip1.1, whole genome shotgun sequence genomic window:
- the LOC107632492 gene encoding dirigent protein 11-like — protein MTKALTFFSTLTVLFFLFSSYVTAKQPRFYRSISPTSLALRKEKLSHLHFYFHDIVSGPKPTAIRVAEAQVTKHSPTLFGAVVMIDDPLTAGPEPSSKLVGKAQGIYASASQNDMGLLMVMNLDFSEGKYNGSTLSLLGRNSHLILI, from the coding sequence aTGACCAAAGCCTTAACCTTCTTCTCCACACTCACggtcctcttcttcctcttctcgtCCTATGTAACAGCCAAACAACCACGCTTCTATCGAAGCATTTCTCCGACATCTCTGGCCCTCCGCAAAGAGAAGCTCAGCCACCTCCACTTCTACTTCCACGACATTGTCAGCGGCCCAAAGCCCACCGCCATAAGGGTGGCCGAGGCCCAAGTGACAAAACATTCCCCCACCCTCTTCGGAGCCGTGGTCATGATCGACGACCCCTTGACAGCGGGGCCCGAGCCCAGCTCGAAGCTCGTGGGAAAAGCCCAGGGAATCTACGCCTCTGCTTCGCAGAACGACATGGGGTTGCTGATGGTGATGAACTTGGATTTCTCTGAAGGCAAATACAATGGCAGCACGCTAAGCTTGCTTGGTCGGAACAGCCA